Part of the Planococcus plakortidis genome is shown below.
GCAATAACACCTATGAAGAAGGGCTGGAAGCCGTAAGTGAACTGGAAGCGATCGAACCGACAGCTTATTTCGTCAGCAACGATGAAATGTCGATAGGGGTCATCCATGCTGTGGAAGCTAGCGGGAAGCGCATCCCTGAAGATGTGGAAATCATCACTTACGAAAACTCGAAACTCGCACGCATGGCCCGTCCGATGCTGACGGCAGTAGCATTGCCGCTTTACGATATCGGCGCAGTGTCGATGCGCTTGTTGACAAAATATATGAACAATGAGGAAATTGAAGAAAATCAGGTCGTGCTCCCGTACCGCCTGGAAGAACGCCAGTCGACCAAACACTGATAACCGCTATGGGCAAACCATGTCCAGCAGGAAAACCGCCCTTGCTTCAGGATTGAGTTCAATCCCGTCGCAAGGGCGGTTTTATGATGCAAACTGCGGAATATTCCGACTAAATAAGTTGTCGTTTATTGATTGCGGATCATGTATAGTGCCTTATCCAGCATTTGTTGGTTTTTTTCGGTGATTTCCGCTTTTCTTGGAATCGGTTTGTACATGTTTTCCGGATCTTCCCATGTCTCGATCAAAGGGACGGGCGATTCCGGTTGCCAGCGCTTCAGCCATGCTTCCGGCAATTTCCCGTGAGGCAGTGGATAGTTGTTCATTTCCATCCATAGAAGCGACCAGGCGCGTGGCACGACCCGCCAAATATCATAACCGCCACCGCCGACAGCGATCCACTTGCCCTCGCAGAACTCATGCGCCAGTTCATGGGCGATCTTCGGGATTTCACGGTAAATTTCCATCGTGCTGCTCAGGTGTGTCAAGGGATCCAGATAATGTGCATCGGCGCCATTTTGGCTTAAAATGACATCCGGTTTGAAATGTTCAACAATCTCACGCATTGCGGTCCGGTAGATATCCAGGAACGATTCATCTTCCGTGAATGCATCAATCGGGAAGTTGAATGAAGTGCCGTAGCCTTGGCCACTGCCACGCTCATTGATATTGCCTGTGCCAGGGAATAAGTAGCGGCCCGTTTCGTGGATCGACACCGTACATACTTCGGGGTCGTCATAAAAACACCATTGCACCCCGTCACCGTGATGCGCATCCGTATCGATATACAGGACACGCGCGTTGTATTTTTCCTTTAGATAATGGATGGCGACCGAACTGTCGTTATAGATGCAGAAGCCCGAGGCCTTTCCGCGGAAACCGTGATGGAGGCCGCC
Proteins encoded:
- a CDS encoding acetoin utilization protein AcuC; translated protein: MAESYAGMKKHAVFIYSEDQLGYKFSETHPFNQKRLILTIDLLREMDALPEELIVPARTATDEELLLAHDQRYIDIVKKASRGEITPEAGEGYGIGTDDTPIFENMHEASARLVGGTLTAVDQVMEGKAEHALNLGGGLHHGFRGKASGFCIYNDSSVAIHYLKEKYNARVLYIDTDAHHGDGVQWCFYDDPEVCTVSIHETGRYLFPGTGNINERGSGQGYGTSFNFPIDAFTEDESFLDIYRTAMREIVEHFKPDVILSQNGADAHYLDPLTHLSSTMEIYREIPKIAHELAHEFCEGKWIAVGGGGYDIWRVVPRAWSLLWMEMNNYPLPHGKLPEAWLKRWQPESPVPLIETWEDPENMYKPIPRKAEITEKNQQMLDKALYMIRNQ